The genomic DNA AATCACCTCAGCTAAATTTgccttacaaaaataaattatattgaaACAAGCTAAAACAAATCAAATGCAAATAAGCCCAACTCTGTTTTAACAGTATCAATATGTCTTAACttcatgcacacacaaaacctgAGTTCATTCCAAATGAAATTGTTAGTTATGCTTCTGTTATGGTTTTATATCTATGGCAACGGTAAATCATCAATTGAACTTCACTACTAAAGCATTTAGAGAAAAGGGTGGGGAGGGAACAGAGACTTTTACACTAAAAACAATTCAAACTGAAAGTAGCACTGAAAAGTGGATGAAAGTTTACACACCAACACCACAGTAAAAAGCTGCCTTTGAAGATGGCGCAGTCTTCTCCCCACTTATTTGTTCGGTCAGCCAGCAGCATTCCTTCAAGCTCATTCCACAAACCTCTCCCTCTGCACTTATACCTCTTCATGTCTGATTTCCCCATTATGTTAACTGACTGCTGTAAAGAATTTGTGGCTGGTTTAAGTCTTTGATATCCACTCTGTTTATTGCTGCTTCCCATTCCGACAATTTTTCATATAAAGCATTTCATTACATTCAATATAGTGCAGATTACgcactaaaataaaaacactgggGATGGTGAAGGTGTTACAAGAAATTTTATAGTCATAAACGTCTATACAATACCACCATTCAATCAGACAAGTCTGATGGGCAGTTGTAGAATGGAGGGGACTTCCTCTCTCCGTGCGAGAAAAAATACAATGCCACCAAAGGGGATGCTGCTGAGGCGGCCTGTTAAGTGCCCAGAAATACACGTCTCCAGTCAGCCAACAGCTAATAAAGAGCTGTGCAAAGGAGGCCGCTGTCTAAGCTCTTCCTGAACTGAAAGGATGGCTGACACGGGAACTTGCCAGTGGGAAGCTGTGAAGACTCACCACTCGGACAAGGGCATCACAATAGTGAACAGAGACAAATGTGGAACAGGAATCTTACATCTCAGCAGCAACTTGCAGTCATAGTCGTacttcagagaggaaaaaaacctaaaaaaaagtAAGTGGCCTCAGCTAATGAGTGTTGAATAAGTCATTTTGTGCAAGTACAGTCCTGATATGCAATTCATTTCCCTTGCATAATCTGCACAACTGGATACATACAAAACATATGAACAATGGTGAAACATACAAATACTTATAATTTATTACTTCAATCTAGGCTTTTCAGACTTTTCTTTAATACCAGAATATAGTTACAGGTTGGCTGTGCGAAAAATCTAATTGAAAGGAGGCAAATGTGCCGGCCAAACCTGATCATACCTCAGACCAACTCCACAAATATCTCCCTGACAAAGAAAAGTCTACAAAAGAACCTAATTATTTGACATGTTTGGAGGTTTCTTAGGATCTCACATAAACAAGTGTAAATCTTATCTCAAGTCATTAATAAATTAAGTATGTTGCATCTCACTAAACACTGAGTACTAATATAAACTTGTAAAACTAATTTTGGAAAACCATTATGAAAACGTTCAAGAAGCATGTAAAAGCAGGGTTGCAGTTAGGTATATCTGCAAGTTTGGGATATAAGACCAAATCCAAGCCTAACAGACATCAAGATGTTTGGGCTTTCTTAAATTCAAAAGGCACCTGTTTATCTGCTGAGTTGCATTTTTTTGCTCTGATACAAAGTCACAAGGCCTGCATTTTCACTGACGACTGACTTACCTGCAATGTTTAGTTTTGCTCTGATGTGCTGCTTAGAAATGGACATTAGGCAGTCTGACTAATTGCCCAGCGTGGCTACGTTTCTTTCACATACTTCAACATCCATAAGGTTTAATCATAAAACATCATGAAACAGCAGGATGGTTTATAAGTAACTTGGGGGGGGGGGTATTAGGAGGTTTATGATGCTGTAAATTATACCTGTCCTTGAGGGCTGCACTGATTTAATTTCTCAATCACTACGATAATCCTGTTTCTTAAAAAAGCCTGCTTGCACATAGCCAGCCTCAGCAAACAGCCAAAATCAGTGTTGTTCCAGTGCAGAAGAGCAAAAAGTTGTGTTGCATCGATACCAGCCAAAAGCTGAAAACATAATCAAAGACGCATAATCACTGAAATTGCTAAGTCTAAATGATCATATTGAAGTGTCCATTGCAAAAGAACTTCTGAGTAGAAAATAAGGCCCCATGACACTGAAAGGAAAGGTCTGCTTGTAGTTACAAGGGGATGTTCATTCACATCTGGCAAAGACACCATAATGTTTCAGATGTGTTTTTAAATGTCCATAGAAATGACTACCAAGTACAATATTATTTCTTCCCACAGACTGAAAAAGCTTCTTGAACAAGAGACCGCGTATCAGgcaaaaaaagaacaggaaagcaacaagaaaatagctaaactgaaagaggaattGACTAAACTGAAATCCTTTGCTTTAATGGTGGTGGATGAACAGCAAAGACTCACTGAGCAGTTGAAtcaacaaagtaaaaaaattcaAGAATTAACCACTTCTGCTGAACAAGCACACGAGAAGCTGGCTTTTGCTGAAGCAAAAGTTCAAGAAGAGGAACAGAGAGCCAGCAGGCTGGAAGCTGAACTTCAAGCCCAAAGCAGTAAGATTTCCCAAGACCAAGAAGCAATGATGGCCAAACTAACCAATGAAGACAGTCAGAATCGTCAGCTCCGCTTAAAATTAACTGCTCTCAGCCGACAAATTGATGAGCTAGAGGAGACCAATAAATctttaagaaaagcagaagaagaaCTGCAAGACCTAAGAGATAAGATAAATAAGGGAGACTGTGGGAACTCCACGCTTATGACCGAAGTAGAAGAACTACGGAAACGACTGCTGGAGATGGAAGGAAAAGATGAAGAGCTCATAAAAATGGAAGATCAGTGCAGAGAACTTAATAAAAAGTTAGAAAAAGAAGCATCACAGAGCAAGAACCTTAAAGGGGAAGTTGACAAACTCAACAAAAGAATCATGGAGCTGGAGAAATTAGAAGATGCTTTCAACAAGAGCAAACAGGAATGCTACTCCCTGAAATGCAacctagaaagagaaaaaatgttaacaaaCCAGTTGACCCATGAGCTGGATGGCTTAAAAGCTAGAATTGGCGAGCTTGAAGCAATTGAAAGTAAGTTAGAAAAAACTGAGTTTACACTTAAAGAAGATTTAACAAAACTGAAGAGTCTAACAGTGATGCTTGTGGATGAAAGAAAAACTAtgagtgaaaaaataaagcaaacagaagaaaagctgcaagcTGCAACTTCCCAGCTTCAGGTGGAACAAAATAAAGTGATGTCCGTTACAGAAAAACTAATTGAGGAAAGTAAAAAGGCACTGAAATCAAAATCTgatgcagaggaaaaagtgtCCAGTGTTataaaagaaagagatgaactgaaaaccaaactcaaagcagaagaggagaaaggaagtgATCTTGTTTCCAAAGTGAATATTCTAAGAAAAAGACTTCAGTCACTGGAAGCTGTTGAAAAAgagtttcttaaaaataaacttaaggAGAGTACTAAATCCAGCACCTCCTTGCAGCAGGAGAACAACAAAATCAAGGAGCTTTCTCAAGAAGTTGAGAGACTTAAGCAGAAGCTGAAAGAAATGAAGGCTATAGAAGATGATCTTATGAAAACTGAAGATGAATTTGAGTCTCTCGAACGAAGATACATCAATGAACGTGACAGAGCCAAGCTCCTATCAGATGAGCTGGAGGCTGTGAAAATGGAAGTAGCAAGGTATAAATTAACAGAAAAGGCAGAGTCCAATCAAGAGCAGCGTCTTTTTAAGAAGCTCAAAGAAGAGGAAGCTAAATCAAGTCATCTTTCCAGAGAAGTAGAtgcactgaaagagaaaattcaTGAATACATGGCAACAGAAGACCTAATCTGCCACCTCCGAGGTGACCATACAGTCTTACAGAAGAAACTCATccagcaagaaaacaagaataGGGAGTTAGCAAGAGAAATGGAAAGCCTCACAAAAGAACTGGAGAGGTACAGGCGCTTCAGTAAGAACTGCAGGCCCGGTCTCAATGGGAGGAGAATTTCTGATTTAGAAGTTTTTTCTAAAGAAGTCCAGACAGATCCAGCAGACAATGAACCGCCCGATTACAAAACCCTCATGCCTTTAGAGCGAACAGTCATAAATGGGCAGCTGTATGAAGACAGCGATAATGAGGACAAAGACAACAATGAGGAGGAACAAACGGTGCCTTTCAAAAGCAACTCAGGCATTGCAAATGCTGTGAACAAAAAATTATGGATCCCTTGGATGAAGTCCAAAGAGAGCCATCCTCAGAACGGAAAGATTCAtacaaagcaaaatggaaactgTGCACAGACTGGTGACCTAGTGCTAAGCCATACACCTGGCCAACCTCTTCACATAAAAGTAACTCCAGATCACGGACAGAACACAGCAACACTTGAAATAACTAGTCCTACCACTGAAAGTCCTCACTCCTACACAAGCACAGCAGTTATACCCAACTGCGGCACCCCAAAGCAAAGAATAACCATTATTCAAAATGCCTCCTTAACGCCTGTAAaatcaaaagcagcagaaggtTACACAAGCCCAGAGCAAGTTATTTCTCCTATTACTATGGCTACTTTTACAAGATCTCAAACTCCTGAATCATGTGGTTCTTTAACTCCTGAAAGAACAATGTCCCCTTTGGCTTTATCAGGCTCAAGCTCTCAGGAACAAATACTCTCCTCGGAACCTTTGGAAATGGGAGCCAAGCACACTGTTTTTAGAGTATCTCCAGACAGGCAGTCGTCGTGGCAGTTCCAGAGATCTAACAGTACGGGATCAAGTGTAATAACTACTGAGGATAACAAAATCCACATCCATTTAGGAAGTCCTTACGTGCAAGCTCTCACCAATTCCAAGCCCATCAGCCCTTGTAATCCAGTGCAAGACATCAGAACTCCAGCACTAGCTAATGGCCTACCCAGTAAGCCCACCAACAAAATCACCAGCAGTATTACTATCACACCAAcagccactcctctcccccGGCAATCACAAATTACAGTAAGTAATGTCTATAACTGACCCCCATCCATGCTGACACCCTTACCAGCAACCCATCTTGTTTTTCATCCCAGCAAGAATTATTTGGAACAGCCCCTTTACTTTGGGAGAGATCTGTGCATGAACTATACAACAGTATATGAAACTAACGTTAAGTTTTGCCTGCTTAGTGTTATCAAGTGTGCACTTACTGTATATCTCCTCATTGAAATACagttatgtaaaatatttagtCTTGCACTTGTATAAATGCATCTTGATGtacttccattttcaaaataactcaCATTACTTTTGACTGCAACTTGCCTtcgtaaaatattttaacattacaaaaacagtaaataattgattatttttatcattgcttgcagaatatttttgtttgttatgtgtgttttgtatttttttgcatgTACAGTAGAATTTGAATTAAGCCATAATATTGCTTGCTAACTTCAGATAAGACTTGATTCATTATCTTCCCTGCCATTTCCCAATTCCTCCTAGCCCTCTCATTTCAGATAATTACCAGTACATCACACACAAACACTCAAAATATTATGTATTGTATCTCATTACAAATTTATGATACAAACATGATATGTTCCAGAGCACAACCACCACTTTCcttcccatctttttttttttttttacactgtttaGTTAAAACTCTTTTTAAATCTTCCTATAAATCTTTCTTATAAGTGAAACTTATAtcacaaaattattctgttcaAGTAAGgcaagtgggttttttccaatACAATAGAAACTGCTATCATTATTCTGCACTGCAGAATAATAAACAGTAACATATTCCTAAAGGATAACTCAGAAGAATGGATTCACACATAACATTCCAATTTCATCTAAGCTCCTAGCCATCAGTTCAATGAACAATATACATCACACAGGTACACTGAAGAAGAAACAAGGTTAGCAAACTATGGCACACTTTCACGTTTTTCCTATAATGGGCAGAGAAAGCTTGAGAGAAGCATTAAGAAGTAGTATTAGATCAACTCTCCAAACATGTACACATGTAGAACTATGGCAAATAGAGTACCATACAGAACGGACAAATAAGGTTAAGGTATTTCTGTGATGGATACAGTATTACCACctaagaaaagaacagaaacacagcaaTTCTGCCTGTTACACATGTGCCAAACAGGCAATTCTAACCCCTCAGAAAATATTGCTAGTAGTGGATCAACTTCACACAGAATGTAAATCAGCCCAAAAGACCTGAAATGCACTTTCAAATGTCTCTTTTTCAAAAGCTGTAAACtgtaaaagtaaaatgaaacagcTGCTCCTTGTTCAAACAAGTGAAATGCCTATGTACCTTACGCTcttgtggggaggaggggggtggaataattaaaaaaaaaaaaaaaatcaacctccATATCAACAAGAAAGTTTGCAAGTAAGTACAAAGTTCCTATTCACTAAACTCATATCTTTATTCTGTTTACATTatctagagggaaaaaaaaatttctgcagTGTAACTTAGCAAATGATTCAAAGGGCTTTGCCACATGCTTTCACATAACAAGGAGACTTCCATAACTTTAAGTCCTTTTGATGGACAGGAATCTAAATTATTACAACTGTAGGCAATAACTGATTTTAGAAGGAACATCTTCCATTGAAAAGCAAAGCCCACCACCCATACACACTTTTCTCAGTAAAATTaacaatgggaagaaaaaatattaacttatAAGACATGATAGAAATAGATGTAACAAATCTATTACAGTTGAAGAgtggcaatttaaaaaaaaaaaaacaaccaccaccaaaaaaccaacacacaaaaaacccaaaaatatgGACTTGCACAAGCCTAGCTTAATGTCATACTGATACCACATCTGAAGCTACTGGGCTTCATAAGAGGTCCTTCCCACTGGTTTTGTCCCAGTTTATCTCCACTGACTACAAAAGTCAGACCTGACTAAGATCTGGGTCAGAACAAGTACACAGTCTTATCCTGCAAAGCAAACTTTGGCTCTCACTAATTTCAGCAAAGGTTACTGATCAAGACAGCAGCCAGCACTCAGACAATTCAAGATTATAGTAATTTTTAGAGTGTGCCAATTACGTGAACAAGTTATTTAACTACATTCAGGTTACACATTCCTAACCGCACGATCTATTCAAAACTAAAAAGCAGTCAACTCAAGACACATTCTCTGCACTTCTACTGCGTATCCTGCTGATCCACAGTGAAGATCTCTGCAGGGACACATTACAAACATAGTACTGAATAACTGAGTGTGAAATAAACACTTGCCAGTGTACTAACAGACACCAAAGTCTCCAAAAATTAAAGGATTAAGAGTTGTCCTCAGAAGcactaatattttcttcagctggaCCTAAAAtcttgtaggaaaaaaaaaaatcatttcataTCTGTGTTAccaaatacacagaaatgtgTTGATCATTAACCACCTGGCCATCTATCACATCATCttgtaaaagaaaagcacaaatcAGGACATAGCAATAAAGCACACTTAGTCCTTTGGACAATTCCCAACTTATTATGAATACAAAACCTTGGTGACATTTCACATCACTTGTACgtttaattattaaaaaggaCAGTATTTCTGTTCCTGTCTTTATCCTTACACTAGTGATGGTTTACCAGTAACTGTCCAATTAGCAAAAGACAAAGAAAGTAGCCATTCATGACCACTAACTCCTAAATAAACtcgtaaatattttttttactaaaaataagGTTTGCAGAATAAAACCTGTTCATCCTGTTCAAATTCCCAAGATCTATTTCAAAGtacacagcagagaaaaacaccTGGATACATCTGTTGAGAGCCGAAACTTACTTAATTGTTAGAACAGAAATGTTACCTGTAATTTTACCATAAAATAACAAACGGAAAGCATAGCTCAATAATAAGCAAATTACCTATTTACAAATTAATCGCAATTTGTTCAGacattatttctattttgctgAGTGGGACTATTCACCTACTTccttgacagaaaaaaagaaagcagcagagtgaggagaaaattaaatgagTTGTCTGCAAATTGATTTAAACACtccaaacaaaaacatcaagCATAATCATATTAAAATTCAACCAATTAAGGCAGCTTTTCTGGGAATTTCAAGCATTCCATGAATGGTAAGTATTGCTGTTAATTTGGATGCTGAGatatttgttttcagcatttaCTCAAAATCCTAAAATCTGACAGGTATGTAATGATTCAATTAAATGTTAAAGGAAAACATGGTCACAAAGTAAGCTGCATATATCAGAAGGACTTGACTATGAAAGAGAATGTAAAAGCAGGTTTTAGCAGATTATAATTTCAACGCTTAGCAAGCATCTCATCTGAAGTCTAAAAATCTACCCTTTCCCCTGGATGTTGAGGTAAGTCccgaggaaaagaaagagagaattaACTGATAAAAAATGGCAGAAGTTATCAGCCCACTTTCCTTcatcttttcagttttatttcagtaagtGAGCAAAGGAACATAAGTAAGGACAGCAAAAGCAGTTTGGTGCTCAGTGTTCTTAAGCCATACTTTTtatgctattaaatatttcaaaataaatatttgtaatttttgtcCTTACAGGGAGGATGgatgaggggagggaagagaaaaaagaggaaaaggaaaaaaaaaaagagaataagaaGCAATAATGATATTCTGAGAGCAAAGTGCCCATCCATCAACTGAGAGGTAGTATTTCAAGTTATTTAAAAACCTCCGTCAAGTAGCTAATTAAGAAATAGAATTGTCAAAAAATACAGGAGCAGCCAGCTAATCTTCCGGATCCAAAGCACAGTAGATAATATGGTGTCTCGGGACAGAACACAAGGCtctaataagaaaaaagatCTGTATGTAAACATCTCATGCAAGGCTTAAGAAGGCATGCTCCccacactggggaaaaaataatcagaaacaGAGTAGTACAGCGCTACTTTCTGATTCAGATTGAATGGATGCTGCAAGGTTAGGTGATGGAAATGGAGTAACCATCTGCAGGATGACTTTGTCCCTAGGAAACAGATATTGagacaggcaaaacaaaaactgaCAACTGCCTAATCTCCGGGCTTAAGCAAAGACTAGCAAAACATTATGTTAccaagaaacagaagaggaaaagatctTATGGTTCAAGTACAGCACAAGTGGGTGTATagagacatttttaaattaacaccAAGTACCATAAGTGGGAAATTGCTCAAAAAAAGGACCCACCTTAAAAATTTAAGAAGCGTGAAGTGTTTTCACAAACCTGCAGTCAGTGGCCCCAAAATGTAGCTGAATTCTCCCTGCTAGCACATCACCCAACAACCCACCATACTGTGGGCACCCAGAAAGCCTCAAATATCAGAGCTGCCAACTGAACATGATTCTCTTCTGAGCACCAAGGAAAGTACTCCTGGGAAACAGATTTTGAGTACAAGAGGAAACACCTGTTTTAGTCAATGACTCTCCACTTGCCAAGCAGTGGCCTGACATCACAGGGTCTTCATATAGGGATGGGCAAACACAGCTCCCCTCCCTCTCTTATCCCTGCCACATCCCATATCCAAAAATACTGCCCTTTCAGTTATGCTGTCATCACTGTTCGGGTAGGCAGCACTGTGAGTCAGGTCAAGAAACCggattaaaaccaaacaaaaaacccacattccactaatctatattaaaaaaacccaccaaccaacgGGATCTATCTCACAGCACAGTTCTACGAAAGAGCTATATCGGCATAACTGAAGGGGCAAGCAAAAAGGATGAGCACTTTGTACTGGAACCACTGCCAAAGCCTTTGTCCCACCAGCTTAGATGCTACTCCTATTGTCTGAAAAGACACAATCTAGCATGCAAATACATCACAAAGCACTCCAAATATATAACAAACACTCATCAGTCCCATTAACATCCTTCTGgggtagaaggaaaaaattattcaactTTTAGAAGAGAAGTTAATTGACCTTTGCGAAATCACAGCAAGGCAGCTTTGATCACATTTAGAATTCTAGAATTTCTTATCCTTGATTTTCTTATACTCAAGCCACTATAGgtcatttttattctgtacaAACACCAGTCTTGGCTGGACAAAAggtacaggatttttttaaaacataatttatatatatagaaaacacatttcatatatatgttatttttttaatatgattttgAAATACGACTCTGATTAACACACTTTTAAAAGTGGCCTTCGCAGAGGAAAACGGCGTGTtcccagacagaaaaaaaagccacaatgGTAAAAGCAGAGGGTTCTTTCTCCATGCAAAACATATTTGGGCCCAACCTGGTTAGCCCCGTATGCTTCttcaatatatatattaacTAATATGGGAAAATATATGCAAAGCTTTCGAACAATGTTGATATTGAAGACATTTTCATGTCAAAAGGTGTGTGTAGATCTGAGCGCAGCTCCACACATCTTTAAAAGCTACACACTTAGAAATACCCAAACACATATAATCCCTGCCTGCTCACAACCTGTACAGAATAAGACCCACTGCGAAGAATCTTAGTCAACAAATGGCAGCAAAGCTTTAAACCAAGTGAATCGATGATCTCACACAGATttgtaaaataatgtattatatAAAAACACTTGACAGTTAAGCACCAGTAGCCACATTTAAGTGCCAGCACTACCCTCTCCTGGACAGAATTAATATTGCGGTGTGTTTAATATTCTTCAAAAATGCCACGCTACTACTCTTAGGGACTCCCTGTGCTCTAACAAGGTGCCAGAGATCCCTCCTTgtttgaaggggaaaaaggaggagaactAACAACAAGTAACTCTTCACTTCAGAGAACAGTCAGCTGCATAGCAATGTTGATCAATCAGTCTCAGGTAAATCCTCGTCCGAGGGGAGCCGGACCAACAACATAACTTTACCTTTCCCTGAATCTTGCCAATTATCTATTAAAAGTGAGTCTTTAAACTACCTTCTGCTTAAAAGATTATCGCATTTCTCAATGAAGACACATCCCAAGAAAAGCAAGGCATACAATAGAATTTTAGTGATTAGGAATACAACTTCTGCCTCCATCTAACCCTGCTTCTTTTCCCTACCACCAGAAAGTAGATTTAAACTTGGTGTTCAGTAAGACAGACCATGGTGGCAAATTTGGGTACATGAGTGCAAATTGTGTCACATATACGgaaattatttctaatattAATATAGATTATATATTATGTTATATAGATAAGATAGATATAGGTCATATTATTGAAATCAAGAGTGCTGTAACAGGCCAAATACCAGCAGAAAGGTAGAAGTTGCAGAAAATAGAGCTTAGAAGAGACCTCGAGACATTTCCCAGCCCACTCCCTTGCTACAATTTAACTTAAACCATCCCAAACAAACGCCTGGTTCATCCTGTTCCAAAAAACTTCTGCAATGACAATTTCACAGTTACCTCAGGAGCATATAATAGGGCTGAAATATCCTTGCCATTAAAAGTCTTGCCAATTTCTAAACTGGATTTCATTTGCTGAAATCGTAATCCAGTACTCGCTTTCCTATCCCTCCACTGGACCTCAAAAACTATTTTCTCTGCAACAGACGTTGACATATTAGAAGACAACTACCACGCCTTtcctcagttttgttttctccagatTAAACACGTCCAATTGCTCTCCCACTTAATAGCTCAAGTACTACAACGGTATGAACTACTAATaattttccctctgcagagctgtttgtaATGGTGTGAAAGCGCAGTGCCCCAAGCCAGACAATACTCTGGCTAAGGTCCTAACAATGCTAGCAAGTGTAACAATTATTTATACTGCTCCTGCTTACACAACTCAATATAGTCAGGCACACAAGTGGGACgcataaaaagaaatgcaaagcaacTGAGAATTATCCCTCTGGATTCCTGAAAGACAGATGCCAGGATctagtgaaaaaaaaggaatattcaAGTGCCCTGTGCCTCTGAGGAGGCCTAACCAGAAATTTC from Caloenas nicobarica isolate bCalNic1 chromosome 1, bCalNic1.hap1, whole genome shotgun sequence includes the following:
- the FILIP1L gene encoding filamin A-interacting protein 1-like isoform X5, encoding MRSRSNNTESPTRPKLSQQRPKDHHKEEVGYSGRGNVQRKQEEKDDVAQASTILRSPKAEKKQRSPFKKREDLSRDDLLFLLSVLEGELQAQDEVIGILKAEKIDLALLEAQYGFVTPKKVLEALQRDAIQTKAEQWQEDIYEKPMGELDKVVEKQKETHRRMLEQLLMVEKSHRQTLHELEEEKRKHSKYMEKSDEFTNLLEQECERLKKLLEQETAYQAKKEQESNKKIAKLKEELTKLKSFALMVVDEQQRLTEQLNQQSKKIQELTTSAEQAHEKLAFAEAKVQEEEQRASRLEAELQAQSSKISQDQEAMMAKLTNEDSQNRQLRLKLTALSRQIDELEETNKSLRKAEEELQDLRDKINKGDCGNSTLMTEVEELRKRLLEMEGKDEELIKMEDQCRELNKKLEKEASQSKNLKGEVDKLNKRIMELEKLEDAFNKSKQECYSLKCNLEREKMLTNQLTHELDGLKARIGELEAIESKLEKTEFTLKEDLTKLKSLTVMLVDERKTMSEKIKQTEEKLQAATSQLQVEQNKVMSVTEKLIEESKKALKSKSDAEEKVSSVIKERDELKTKLKAEEEKGSDLVSKVNILRKRLQSLEAVEKEFLKNKLKESTKSSTSLQQENNKIKELSQEVERLKQKLKEMKAIEDDLMKTEDEFESLERRYINERDRAKLLSDELEAVKMEVARYKLTEKAESNQEQRLFKKLKEEEAKSSHLSREVDALKEKIHEYMATEDLICHLRGDHTVLQKKLIQQENKNRELAREMESLTKELERYRRFSKNCRPGLNGRRISDLEVFSKEVQTDPADNEPPDYKTLMPLERTVINGQLYEDSDNEDKDNNEEEQTVPFKSNSGIANAVNKKLWIPWMKSKESHPQNGKIHTKQNGNCAQTGDLVLSHTPGQPLHIKVTPDHGQNTATLEITSPTTESPHSYTSTAVIPNCGTPKQRITIIQNASLTPVKSKAAEGYTSPEQVISPITMATFTRSQTPESCGSLTPERTMSPLALSGSSSQEQILSSEPLEMGAKHTVFRVSPDRQSSWQFQRSNSTGSSVITTEDNKIHIHLGSPYVQALTNSKPISPCNPVQDIRTPALANGLPSKPTNKITSSITITPTATPLPRQSQITITDAFHRSIPTRIPKPKPVSTTKVPAKIPAGHLNKPLQDSGPGKLRVIRTVSKTCLQSGGRS
- the FILIP1L gene encoding filamin A-interacting protein 1-like isoform X7, which gives rise to MRSRSNNTESPTRPKLSQQRPKDHHKEEVGYSGRGNVQRKQEEKDDVAQASTILRSPKAEKKQRSPFKKREDLSRDDLLFLLSVLEGELQAQDEVIGILKAEKIDLALLEAQYGFVTPKKVLEALQRDAIQTKAEQWQEDIYEKPMGELDKVVEKQKETHRRMLEQLLMVEKSHRQTLHELEEEKRKHSKYMEKSDEFTNLLEQECERLKKLLEQETAYQAKKEQESNKKIAKLKEELTKLKSFALMVVDEQQRLTEQLNQQSKKIQELTTSAEQAHEKLAFAEAKVQEEEQRASRLEAELQAQSSKISQDQEAMMAKLTNEDSQNRQLRLKLTALSRQIDELEETNKSLRKAEEELQDLRDKINKGDCGNSTLMTEVEELRKRLLEMEGKDEELIKMEDQCRELNKKLEKEASQSKNLKGEVDKLNKRIMELEKLEDAFNKSKQECYSLKCNLEREKMLTNQLTHELDGLKARIGELEAIESKLEKTEFTLKEDLTKLKSLTVMLVDERKTMSEKIKQTEEKLQAATSQLQVEQNKVMSVTEKLIEESKKALKSKSDAEEKVSSVIKERDELKTKLKAEEEKGSDLVSKVNILRKRLQSLEAVEKEFLKNKLKESTKSSTSLQQENNKIKELSQEVERLKQKLKEMKAIEDDLMKTEDEFESLERRYINERDRAKLLSDELEAVKMEVARYKLTEKAESNQEQRLFKKLKEEEAKSSHLSREVDALKEKIHEYMATEDLICHLRGDHTVLQKKLIQQENKNRELAREMESLTKELERYRRFSKNCRPGLNGRRISDLEVFSKEVQTDPADNEPPDYKTLMPLERTVINGQLYEDSDNEDKDNNEEEQTVPFKSNSGIANAVNKKLWIPWMKSKESHPQNGKIHTKQNGNCAQTGDLVLSHTPGQPLHIKVTPDHGQNTATLEITSPTTESPHSYTSTAVIPNCGTPKQRITIIQNASLTPVKSKAAEGYTSPEQVISPITMATFTRSQTPESCGSLTPERTMSPLALSGSSSQEQILSSEPLEMGAKHTVFRVSPDRQSSWQFQRSNSTGSSVITTEDNKIHIHLGSPYVQALTNSKPISPCNPVQDIRTPALANGLPSKPTNKITSSITITPTATPLPRQSQITKKRKQQSEEKIK
- the FILIP1L gene encoding filamin A-interacting protein 1-like isoform X4, which gives rise to MRSRSNNTESPTRPKLSQQRPKDHHKEEVGYSGRGNVQRKQEEKDDVAQASTILRSPKAEKKQRSPFKKREDLSRDDLLFLLSVLEGELQAQDEVIGILKAEKIDLALLEAQYGFVTPKKVLEALQRDAIQTKAEQWQEDIYEKPMGELDKVVEKQKETHRRMLEQLLMVEKSHRQTLHELEEEKRKHSKYMEKSDEFTNLLEQECERLKKLLEQETAYQAKKEQESNKKIAKLKEELTKLKSFALMVVDEQQRLTEQLNQQSKKIQELTTSAEQAHEKLAFAEAKVQEEEQRASRLEAELQAQSSKISQDQEAMMAKLTNEDSQNRQLRLKLTALSRQIDELEETNKSLRKAEEELQDLRDKINKGDCGNSTLMTEVEELRKRLLEMEGKDEELIKMEDQCRELNKKLEKEASQSKNLKGEVDKLNKRIMELEKLEDAFNKSKQECYSLKCNLEREKMLTNQLTHELDGLKARIGELEAIESKLEKTEFTLKEDLTKLKSLTVMLVDERKTMSEKIKQTEEKLQAATSQLQVEQNKVMSVTEKLIEESKKALKSKSDAEEKVSSVIKERDELKTKLKAEEEKGSDLVSKVNILRKRLQSLEAVEKEFLKNKLKESTKSSTSLQQENNKIKELSQEVERLKQKLKEMKAIEDDLMKTEDEFESLERRYINERDRAKLLSDELEAVKMEVARYKLTEKAESNQEQRLFKKLKEEEAKSSHLSREVDALKEKIHEYMATEDLICHLRGDHTVLQKKLIQQENKNRELAREMESLTKELERYRRFSKNCRPGLNGRRISDLEVFSKEVQTDPADNEPPDYKTLMPLERTVINGQLYEDSDNEDKDNNEEEQTVPFKSNSGIANAVNKKLWIPWMKSKESHPQNGKIHTKQNGNCAQTGDLVLSHTPGQPLHIKVTPDHGQNTATLEITSPTTESPHSYTSTAVIPNCGTPKQRITIIQNASLTPVKSKAAEGYTSPEQVISPITMATFTRSQTPESCGSLTPERTMSPLALSGSSSQEQILSSEPLEMGAKHTVFRVSPDRQSSWQFQRSNSTGSSVITTEDNKIHIHLGSPYVQALTNSKPISPCNPVQDIRTPALANGLPSKPTNKITSSITITPTATPLPRQSQITITDAFHRSIPTRIPKPKPVSTTKVPAKIPAGHLNKPLQDSGPGKLRVIRTVSKTCLQSGGRRSLT